One Sphingomonas kaistensis genomic window, GGGCGCGGCGGGCGCTATACCTATCACGGACCGGGCCAGCGGGTCGGCTATCTGACCCTCGACCTCGCCAAACGCGGCAAGGACATCCGCTGCTTCGTACATGCGCTCGAAGGCTGGGTGATCGATACCCTCGCCGACCTCGGCGTCGCCGCCCATCGCTCGGAAGGGCGAATCGGGATCTGGACCGGCAGCGGCCCATCCGAAGCCAAGATCGGCGCCATCGGGGTGCGGGTGAAACGCTGGGTCACGCTGCACGGCTTTTCGATCAACGTCGATCCCGACCTGTCGCACTTCGGCGGCATCGTGCCGTGCGGGATCGCCACTCACGGCGTGACCAGCCTGGCTGCCCTGGGGGTCGCCGCCACGCTTGCCGACGTCGATCACGCGCTCGAAAAGCGGCTGCCCGAATTCCTCGCCAAACTAGGTCCTTCGATCCCCCTCTTGGCGGATGGCTGACCTTTCACTACACAGCGCGGTGATTTGCGACGTGGGACAGCCACGCCAGATCGAATTTTCTAGGGAGTGATTCGAATGCGTGCTCTGATCCTGGTCGCCACCGCGGCCCTCGCTCTGTCGGCTTGCAGCAGCAATGAAGCCGCCAACAACACCGCCATGGAAGAGAACATGGCCGTCGACACCAACGCCGTCGCCGACATGAACGCCATGGACGCCAACATGACCATGGACTCGAACATGACCATGGACAGCAACATGGCTGCCGACAGCAACATGATGATGAACGACACCAACATGATGTCGAACGACGGCAACATGATGATGAACAACGCGATGTAAGTCGCTTCCGGGATCCTTTGCGGAACCCGGAGTTCTCACGGAAAGGGGCCGTTGGCATCACGCCGGCGGCCCCTTTTCTGTTGGCGGTAAAGCCGCTAGCCCAGTGTGCATGATCCGCCTTGCCCCTCCGCTCGCCGCCCTGCTGCTTCTTGCGGCCTGCGGCGACAAGCAGCCCGCCACCGTTAACGAAGCCGTCAGCGACAGCGGGCTCGAACAGGAGAACGTGGTCGCCGGCGACGTCACCGCAATCGACGCCGCCACCGCCGACGATGCGCAAATGGCGAACGACATGGCCCCGCCCGCGCTCGACGAGGAGGGCAACAACAGCGCCGGCAACAACTCGAGCGACAACGAAGCCTGACGACAAAGGTCAGGCCAGGCCCACCACTTTGTGCGCCTGAAGACTGAGCCGCCAGCGCGGCCGGGCCATCGCCAGCGCGATCGCGGCTTCGACCGACCCCTCCGGCCCATCCATCGGCTGGACCAGGAAATGGCCGAAGTCCCAGCCTTCCAGCGCCGCCGGATCGATCCCCTCCTGCGGCCACACCAGCTTCAATTCGTCGCCGGCCCGCTGCACCACCTCGGTCCCGGCCTTGGGACTGATGCACAGCCAGTCGATTCCCGCCACCACCGGCAGCGTCCCGTTGCTTTCCACCGCGACCCGAAACCCTCGCGCGTGCAGCGCATCGATCAGCGCGGTGTCGAGCTGAAGCATCGGCTCGCCCCCCGTCACCACCACCAGCCGCTGCTCGGCGCCAGCGCCCCACAAGCGCTCGACCTGATCGGCCAGCGCGTCGGCGGTCCTGAACTTGCCGCCGTTCACCCCGTCCGTCCCGACGAAATCGGTATCGCAGAACCGGCACTGGGCGGTGGCGCGATCCTGCTCGCGCCCGCTCCACAGATTGCACCCGGCAAAGCGCAAGAAAACCGCGCGGCTCCCCGCCTGCACGCCTTCACCCTGCAGCGTCAGGAAGCATTCCTTCACCGCATAGGTCATGGGGCGGCGGCGTAGCGGGTCGGGTCGGGCAGCCCGGCCTGCTCGAACCCCATCGCGCGCAGCCGGCACGCATCGCACGTCCCGCACGCGCCGCCGTCGGCGCCTGGATCATAGCAACTATGGCTCTGCCCCGCGTCGAGCCCCAGCCGCGCCGCTTCGCGCGCGATCTCGGCCTTGGTCATGTCCT contains:
- the lipB gene encoding lipoyl(octanoyl) transferase LipB; amino-acid sequence: MRTVKGIEWRVSHDLVPYEQALADMDARAAAVRAGEAGERVWLLEHAPLFTAGTSADPAELFNPQGFPVFEAGRGGRYTYHGPGQRVGYLTLDLAKRGKDIRCFVHALEGWVIDTLADLGVAAHRSEGRIGIWTGSGPSEAKIGAIGVRVKRWVTLHGFSINVDPDLSHFGGIVPCGIATHGVTSLAALGVAATLADVDHALEKRLPEFLAKLGPSIPLLADG
- the queE gene encoding 7-carboxy-7-deazaguanine synthase — its product is MTYAVKECFLTLQGEGVQAGSRAVFLRFAGCNLWSGREQDRATAQCRFCDTDFVGTDGVNGGKFRTADALADQVERLWGAGAEQRLVVVTGGEPMLQLDTALIDALHARGFRVAVESNGTLPVVAGIDWLCISPKAGTEVVQRAGDELKLVWPQEGIDPAALEGWDFGHFLVQPMDGPEGSVEAAIALAMARPRWRLSLQAHKVVGLA